The Raphanus sativus cultivar WK10039 unplaced genomic scaffold, ASM80110v3 Scaffold2818, whole genome shotgun sequence nucleotide sequence TCGTGGAATGAAAACACGTTGGTTGTCCCACTTTAAGTCCAAAATCCAAATATATCAAACACATTAGAAAAGAAAGGATTAGTGCAAAATAACATTAGTATATAGCATATATAgctttatatgtttattttacataattcAACCACTTTAAGTGGATTCCAACTCCTCATTCAACCTGAGTAGTGTTACTTTATAGCGGCTTTCCTTTTCACCACCTACCATTGAAAAATAACTCACCGTTCCATATACACACATAAtacattataattaataattgtctttttgtttaaataatggAAAGTTCCTTCAAAGTAGAAAAAAAAGAGACCTCACTTTCACAAGATTCCTTCGTCTgccttttagttttttttcacaCATATATACAATTGTTAAATTATCTAACGACGTGTTTGTCATAATACTCAAAACATcacatttaaaaattcataGTTTTAGGCTTTAGCACACCACTTATCTAACTATGTCaatttatcatttaaatataaaatataatttgcatgctatttttatattgatgttTGTACATAGTATAATAACATACGGACATTAAAACAATACtcctgaaaaaaaacaaatgaatcgCATGCCTATTAACAAAAAGGATAAACCCATAAGTATTTTCCAACATTTATTTTGggaaaataagttttttttttgctaaatgaaAATAAGTATCATATCCCAGCTGTTGAACTTGCTTCCATGGCTTAACAGTGAGCACTAAGGATTGATAGCTTATTATATTTGTTATagataaattgatataattacGATGATTTTGAAAATGTTATAAACCGGTCCCGAAAAGATTCATGTTCAAAAGGGAGTTAAGCCAcctatcattttaaaaattcaagttGGTGACCCGACatatatatacagaaaaatCTAATACTACTTTCGTATTTGAATTTGTTGGGTTTATGGTAGTGTGTTCCTTCTGACACCCAAAATCAcagtatttaaatatatattatataattctgctttttatatttaaattaatagacAAGATCGCTTTTCTTTCGCTGCAAAACAGTACTTTCCCTCGTATTTAATactaaactttatttaaatgattttatatccTACTTATATAATACTTAGTTATATGTACGCAGTACGCATATGTATTCATGTGATTTAAATGATGGATGAATTAGTAGAAAGAAATACTCTTATATATCACTaaataaagtttttgttttgaaattagcaaataaagaaaattaccatactgtttttgataaaaaaaaaatttaaaaatattttcattttggtGATTAGATTTTAGAGTTTACTATATAAGAGGTGGAGTTGAGACTATGGAGTGTAATGATACCCTTATCCATATTCAGTAATTAAAcagtaaaaagtaaaagaaaaatgtttGTCAAAAAGTAATTCGAAGATGTTGAATTAGTTATGTGAGGATGTGGAAATGAAAAAAACGAAAAAgtgaaaaacaaagaagataaatGAGTTTGGAAACTATATTAATTGTTCTCTTCATTTTCTGAATCGTTAAACGAAATTTACAATTTCTCGATcgataaaaaagtaaatatgcTTCTGGCCAAGACACCTCTCTCTAGGTGAAGTTCTCAAAAAAAGCACCTTCCGGGATTCTAGTACTAGTACTAGTTTTCTTAAAAGGTTGTCTATATATACTGATTATTTTCTtctcaaaaattataaaataaactcaGGTGTTATTAATGTtgcatgtttgtttttttcaagCTTCCCCGACTGTCTTCCTCTTCCACTCTACTAAACGCTTCAGAAACTCATTAACCTGCAAATGAAAATGGGTTCCTTAATAAAAAATTACCAATCATAATTATAGTAATTTCAAATATTACATCAGAAGGTAAGACTTAATTTACCTGAGAAGGGTCTTGGAGAGAGTAAGAGGCATTGGTTTCTTTTGGAACTTTTGAGACAAGAATCCCAAAACCTTGTCCCCGTTCACGTAGAACCTATCGAATTATATGGTTAATTTACTATGTCAATATCAGTCGAAGTATTTGCACCAAAAAAATATCAGTCCGAGTACTGTTGAGTAAAAGTAGATATTTCAACCTAAAAAGTTATAGTAGTTGATGATACCTAACTTATAACCCCTTATAACCAAATGTCACCATACCTTAAACGCATCTTCGTCGGTACGGTCATCTCCAATATACACAGGAACAACATCTTCCGACTTTTCAAACCCTATTTtaatcaaaccaaaatataagaaTAAGCAGATATAACATTTCCCCCTCCCCCCcagtaaataaatattatatcaatgTGAGTTCTCTTCTCTCACCTAATGATTTTAGCAAAAACTTGAGAGCCTGGCCCTTGTCCCATTTTATCGTAGGGCGGATTTCAAGCACCTGGTTTTACAAAGAAGTAAATTAGTGATGGTTATTCTATTATTATTCAACATAAATATGCTTTATTAGCCTCCTAATGGCTAGAGGGAGAGGAAGATTCATCTTACCTTTCTACCTTGTGTTAGTTTCAGCTGTGGATAATCAATTAGAACTGATTTTACTTGTTCAGCTAATGCGGTCCATCTCTATTAGAAACAAAAtgtacataattaaataattattagaaaCTTTATGAAAAGTATTGTTGCtggttttaccaaaaaaaaaataaaagtattgttgctagttttaccaaaaaataaaaatattattgctGGTAAcacaataattatatttatatagtatggttttgctaaaaaaaaaagtatggtTTTGCTTTGTGTTTTTAACTGCGGAGTAGGGTACCTAACTCATATTCAACATAGTTTTTATTTCAAGAAACAAGACTTTTAATTTGTTGAAGTACTTTGGGTAAAAAATTACAATAAGCAATTTGGACCCTTgttaaaagaagagaaaagtcCTTTTGTTTTCATCATCGTTTTTATTCTTACTTTCTCATCAACACGTCGAAAATGTACGGACAGACAAAACTTGTTGTTCTCCACCATAGCCCCAGGGATCCATTTTGTCTTTTCCTCTAAAATATTAACCAcctgaatttatatatatgcgaacaagttaaatatattaattactgTTTAAATTTTTCACTCTCAGTAATCCAATTAGTTATGTGAAAAACATATACTATCAAAATGCACCTTCTCGATCATGGGTACAAATTCACTAGCAGGTTGAAACAGCACACCTTGATCACTCTGTGACCATTTAAtcccaaaagaaagaaaaacaagttTTAGAAATCAAATAACTATTTCtataatatgtataattattttctgCATTGTTTTCTCACTTCGCCGTAAGTATTTTCGTTGGTCGGACCTTCAATGTCCATGCCATGGCTTCCAGCGTAGTATATCTCGTCGAGTTTGACAAAACTACGAACctagaaatatttatataatatatatcccACATAATCAATATTAATACGGGTTATCCCACATAATCAATATTAATACGggttttggaaaaatataaaaagtaattatttagtaaaaatgTAATGTACCTTATCAATGGATCTTCCAGTAACTATAGCTGTTGGAAAGTTTAGAGCCACATTCTTTACAACCTCTCGCATCTAACATGTTAAatcgaaaataataaatatacaacaaattaattttaatcagcCAAGGAACAGAATAAAAACCTCATGTGTTATGTAAGCTTTGTCAGGATCTTCAACTATGGGAGAAAGCGTCCCATCGTAATCAAGaaacataacaatttttttccCTTTAGCAGCATTGACAATCTCATCAAACATATTTAAAGCCGATGGAAATCGAACCTAAACAAAGAAATACGAAACCATGATGAGAATACCAAAATCTTGAAATGGGTaaatttggatttagaaatAGTTAACGTACGATCCAAGATGTTTTATGGTTGTTATCTGAGACAGAGTCACGAGAAGAGGATCTGAGACGTGTAGGAGAAGAATCACGCATGGAATCGACCCAAGATGCAATCTTACCAGCACCAAGATTGTTCTTGTTGCTGTTTTTGTCAGCTGCTTCCAGAAGTTCCAAGAACTTACGACGAGGAAATGTAAAGTGAGTGGGAGGAGAAGAGAACAGGGGAGAGTTAGAGACAGAGATAGTGATGGTTTTCGAACCCAAGATGGGTTTTCTGTCGGAGACGATGACATTCTGGTTCATCATATTTCTCACAAGTGTTAAGAACGAGGGGCGAGACAGAGGTTAATAGAGATGTAAAGAGGACGAGAGAGTGTGAGGTGgagaaaatggggaggaggagaagagaaaTTTATAAGAAGTGTGAGAAGAAGAGTTAAGTAATGAGAAAAGAAATTGGAAAAACTTCATCTATCATTGGTGGCTCCCTATGTACCTTTTTGGCCACATTATGCTCCTCTCTATTTCCCTATTTTTTCAGCCTTTTAAATCTCTTTTTTAAACtcattcttttaaaataattaattaagttttgTTTTCAGAAATCAGCTTTTTGTTTTAATGCGAGCTATGTTATGAATGGTTATTTGCTTGATTAATTCTAGTAGTTAGATTTACTTGGGtgttgttttggtttaaaatatattattgattTAGCTTAACAGCAAGTAGCTAGTCAGGTAAAACTAAAAGGTTCCGTTGTAAGACGCTGCAAAAACTAATTATAGGGCCCGTCTATAGTTACATGGGTAGTTAAAAGGTAAGATACCaaaaataaggaaaaatatAAGAGGTTAGGTTTGTGTGGAAATGAATCTGTTGGAATGGTCAGTTTATatgttcttttaaaaatattttattttccaagtGTTTTGTGTTTTGAATATGAAGTTCGAAATAGAACTCAATCAATGTAATGACTCAAAAACGTCTGGAAATGTTCTGTATTATGGAATCACTAACCTTGAGAATCCAAGATTATACCAAATTCCTAGATACAAACCAACGTATTACTAAATCCAAAATTTGATCAAAACCAATCTCGGCAAATCATATCCGATTCATATTCGGAATTTTAAGAATCACGAAAAGGTTAAACTTCACCGAAAGCAATATCAGCACATTCAAAAAcatgtttttagatttttaaccGCTCGGTGGCCACTACTTAATGtagtatatatatcatatatgtacaCATCTGTTTTCATTAAACGTGTATGAAATATGTAATACAACATTATACAATAAATGTGTTCTATATCGAAATTAATAGAAAcgataacatattatatttttctcttaCGAACTTTGGTTTGCTCTTCATTTAAAACTTGTTTTCGATGGGAGATTAAGAGGTCAAGTATTATATGAGAGAATGAAATTTCATTCCGACAAATAACAAAtgctattttaatatatatttcaggggtaaatatatactatatcgaattatttacttttcattaaatagttttctgtttttgtatactattggttttggttttgtatGGAAAAGCAATAGAATTAAATAAAGATGCAGTAAATAAAATGATCACATATAGTACGAAGGTACATATAGCTTGCATGTATATGAgtgttaaattatatagtaatgCAGCCAAGGATATTGCTATGACAAATTAAGGTTTAAATGTTGTCTTACGGATCTAGCCATCACATTATAATAACCTGCAAAAACCATAGCACACAGATGCATTGGAAATGAAAATTCTTGTTTTGGgcactttaatatatataggaatCTTTAAACATCTTTTAAAGTATACCTAAAACCCgaaaagcaaaaagaaataGAGCGAATATATGTACTAGAGTGGTGAACGCCCACAGGAACAAAAACGATTGCACCCAAATCTATCGAACAATTTTGCGGTATTCAGCCAAAACTGTTAGCTATAAGCTCTCTACAGTTTTGTCATGTATAAAATTCTAAGTGCATAACTTTTCTCTTTCATTGGTTCTCATTGCAGATGCATGCCATGTTCGCATTCTACGTACGGCTCCACTCATTATATACAAAAGTAATACTATACGCGACGGTTGTTGTACTGCTTTTAAAATCTTATAATTAAATTACGTGTAGTTGATGTTTGAATATAGTCTCATATCGAAAGACGACAACATGGGTCAACATTCTTGACTTTTGTTACTTGAGAATCCACGAAGGGCACGAAACAAGAAACCCTTTAGATTTCCTGTTCCGACGGGGACAATAACCTAagtattttattgtttttattttaataagttaaactccattatattttagttaatttgtaCACATATAAACACAGTCACGAACACATGCGCTGGAAGTTTCCGATCCTTTTCGTGCTGTTACTAGACGCTGTGCTGTGTGGTTTGATTTATTTTGGCGGCGGTTGTTAGAGAAAAGGTCATTTCGGCATAGCTGGGTTCAGGAACTAAATCACCATAACCCAAAAGTTCAATGCTCCATTTACCAAATTATTTTTCAGACACGTacggtatttataattttcgattttttttttgtgtgtagcCTTTCAAATATACCATTAATTTTCTATTAggtataaatttctttttataaatcatatctCGATTATCCGATTGGTTTCACCGTTTGAGGAGGAACATATCACACGATCCAAATTTGAATACCTTGTGACTATTACTAAGAGATGAACCGATCACTTATTACATTTCAGCATATCAACAATCTGAACCAAAAATTCTAACCCTGATTCAGTGTAAATACAAGCCGTATCCAAAAATTACTAATAGATTATCACCTTAATTaagtttctatttttaactCCATGTACATCtaagaaaaaattgttttcaaaatcaaTATCGTAAGCTGAACTAATACTAATAACCATAAGCATCCCCAAATACTTAATCGTGTAATGTATACAGCGTTATACTCTATCTATTTcagaatataaaatgttatatccTACAAAGGTTTGACACAGCTTCAAACCCAAAGCCCATGAGCTTATTATCCTAGGTCGGAACAAGTTGATAGGATCCCCTTTTACGCCCCCATGTCCCTCTCGTGTGGCGGATccttttccttcttcttgttgctgGATATATCGTTCGTACACATCTtcaaaaaattaagaaattttacTTTGCTCTAGAAAATATCACTAcaatttaaacttaaaattatttaatcagtcattaaaaatattataaattaattggtTAAATAGTTTATTTGGATTTGAATGTCATTTATTAAAATCGATTTTCAATAAAATCAAAGTTAATATAGAAATGTTTAAACACCTTACATTTTAAAACACcatgatttctttttttgttaaactgtTAGTACCATGATTCTTTTGTGAAAAGGAgaatat carries:
- the LOC108823908 gene encoding trehalose-phosphate phosphatase B, which gives rise to MMNQNVIVSDRKPILGSKTITISVSNSPLFSSPPTHFTFPRRKFLELLEAADKNSNKNNLGAGKIASWVDSMRDSSPTRLRSSSRDSVSDNNHKTSWIVRFPSALNMFDEIVNAAKGKKIVMFLDYDGTLSPIVEDPDKAYITHEMREVVKNVALNFPTAIVTGRSIDKVRSFVKLDEIYYAGSHGMDIEGPTNENTYGESDQGVLFQPASEFVPMIEKVVNILEEKTKWIPGAMVENNKFCLSVHFRRVDEKRWTALAEQVKSVLIDYPQLKLTQGRKVLEIRPTIKWDKGQALKFLLKSLGFEKSEDVVPVYIGDDRTDEDAFKVLRERGQGFGILVSKVPKETNASYSLQDPSQVNEFLKRLVEWKRKTVGEA